In Lentibacillus sp. JNUCC-1, the genomic window ATATCTGTGACGCCTGATGTGGTGTATGAACCAGAGATTCAGCATATTGTAAAACAAGTGCCATTGGAGCAGCTGTTGGTTGAAACCGATGGGCCTTGGCCATTCGAAGGCCCGTTTGAAGGGGAAGTGACCCACCCTGAAATGATGCACCATTCTATTGAGAAGATTGCCGCGATCAAGGGGTTGGAGCTGACCGAGGTGTATAGACGAATTTATAAAAACACATGTGAGTTTTATAAACTCGAAGATCTGCTCTGATTGCAAAGCCCGCTTTGCACTTGTATGATGGCTTCAATGTGAAATTTCGCTGACGGAAAAGGGGATGGATTTTTATGAAACGAACGGCATTATCATTCAGCGGCGGCAAGGACAGCTGCTTTGCCCTCTATAAACTACAGGAGCAAGAAGGGATCGAGATCGCCTCTCTTGTCACAACGGTGTTTCAAGAGGATCAGAAAACGGTGGCACATGGCGAGCCACCTGAGCATATCAAGCAGCAGGCTGAACGTCTCGACGTGCCCGTTACGTTTGTCACAACCGACTTTAAAAGTTACGGTGAGGACTACCTCGACCATTTGCTGAAGCTCAAAGAAACCTATCAACTGGATGCCATTGCATTTGGCGATATCTATCTGGAAGGCCACCGAGAATGGGGTGAAGAGCTCGCAGCCAGAGCAGGACTCGAGCCTTTGTATCCGCTATGGTCCACAGAATATCAAGCCCTGCCTCTTTTGCAAGAATTCATTTCACACGGCTTTCAAGCACGCGTCATAAAAGTTGACGAAGAAAAGCTGCCGGCAGACTGGGTAGGCCGCATCGTTGATGGAGCGTTTGCTGACGAAATCGCCCGCCTGGACGTCTGTCCGATGAGTGAATCGGGCGAGTATCATACCGTGGTAGAAGATGGTCCGTGTTTTAGGAAATAGGAGTAAGGGGGAGGTGTGATGAAACAAACACATGTGATGACGATCATCATTATTGGCCTTGTGGCGAATGCTATTGCGATGGGCATCAATGTTTATGGATACTTTCGTGAAGGTGAGATAAGCCTAGCGGTGATTTTTGGCGTTGTGCTGCTTTTGAACCTTGTTGTGGTAGGCTTTGCTATCACGATGAAAAGGAAACTCAAACGCCAGTAAGGTGTTTTTCAAAAAGGACTTGACGAACCAACAGCACCGATATATAATAATATTTGTCGTCGAAAAAAGACGAGCCAACGGGGCATTAGCTCAGCTGGGAGAGCGCTTGCCTGGCAGGCAAGAGGTCAGCGGTTCGAGCCCGCTATGCTCCATATCTATGAAACGCTTGTATCCAATCGGGTGCAGGCGTTTTTTGTATGTGGATGAACTTACAGTAGGGGTCGAAGCTTGCAATTTCAATTATATCGGCGAATTCGAGCGAGATATCGGCGATTTCAGGACATATATCGGCGGTTCCACCCATTTTATCGGCGAATCTGCGGATATATCGGCGAAAATGAAAATAACCGGCTTTTGAGATTGCTGCTGAGTAACAATCTTAGTGAAGATGCTTTTCAATTTACACAACGTCTAGTCCACTAACTCTAACCTGATTTCCTTTTCTTGTTTAGTATTCTTCCCACCAGCCCGCCATTC contains:
- a CDS encoding diphthine--ammonia ligase produces the protein MKRTALSFSGGKDSCFALYKLQEQEGIEIASLVTTVFQEDQKTVAHGEPPEHIKQQAERLDVPVTFVTTDFKSYGEDYLDHLLKLKETYQLDAIAFGDIYLEGHREWGEELAARAGLEPLYPLWSTEYQALPLLQEFISHGFQARVIKVDEEKLPADWVGRIVDGAFADEIARLDVCPMSESGEYHTVVEDGPCFRK